From the genome of Agromyces intestinalis:
AGACCGATCGTCGCATCGGGGTGGCTCGTCGTCGGCAGCCCGGTGGCCGCCTCGAGCATCGCACTGAACGGAACGTCGTGCCACTGCAGGTGCGGCGCCACGGCGACGCGATCGCGAGCGATGTCGATGCGGCCCGGGATGGCGGCGGTCACGCTGAGCAGTACGGCATCGGGGCGATCGGCGGTGAGCTCCTCGAGCGCCTCGGCGGCGAGCCGGGCCGCTTCGGCCGGATTCATCAGCGAGGACGACGCCCGCTTCGTTTGGGCGACGATCTGCCCACCGAGGGCGCACAGTGCCACGGAAACCCCGTCGACGTCGGGGTTGACGGCCACCGCGAGGAAGCGCCCGGTCGGCGACACGACCGGGGAGGGTCGCCCCACGCCGGTGCTCTCGCCCGCCGCCGACTCGCGCAGGAGTCCAGCGGCGATGAGTTCGCCGACCTGCGTCGCCACCGACGAGCGCGAGAGCCCCGTGGCACGGGTGATCTGCGAGCGGGCGACTTCGCGCCTGGTGTGGACCTGAGCGAGCACGGCTGAGAGGTTCCGACGACGGACGTCGTCGCCCCCGCTGCCCGGATGGTGATCGTTCATCTGTTGCCCCGCTTCTCGCATTTGTCATAGTCTCGCACAAACTAGGGCAGAGGAGTCAACCTATGACCATACGTATTCTGAGCGGCGCCGGCCGCTATGACGACCCCTGGCACGACTTCGGCGCCACGACCGCCGAGGTCGCCGCCGTCCTGCGCGAACGGTCGGGAGCGGGCGTCGAGATCCGCACGGACGTGGAGGAGGCGATGGCCGACCTCGACGGAGTCGAGCTGTTGGTAGTCAACGTCGGCAACCCGACGAGGCACGGCCTCGACTCATCGACCTTCGCCGCCGCCGAAGCCGGATTCGAGCGGTACCTCGCTCGCGACGCTCCGGTCTGGGCGCTCCACGTCGCGGCCGCGTCGTTCCCGGGGATGCCGGCGTGGGAAAGGGCACTCGGCGGTCGCTGGGTGGGCGGTGCGAGCATGCATCCGCCGATCGGCGATGCACGGGTACTGGTGCCCGAGTCGGACCACCCGATCGTCGCCGGCCTCGGTGACTTCACGGTCTGGGACGAGCGGTACACGCACCTCAGGGTGGCTGACGCGGTTCGCCCGCTCGCCTTCCACCGACACGAGGGAGCGGAGCATCCGCTGCTCTGGACCCTCGAGGACGGACGCCGGCGCGCCGCGTACGACGCACTCGGACACACCGTCGAGAGCTACCGGCACCCGAGCCGGCGCGAAATCCTCGACCGCACCCTTGACTGGCTCGTGAACGCCTGACATATTTGTCCACGCTGAGTACATAACGGGCACTCGGCGCAGGATTCTGACGAACAACGGAGTGAGGAAGAACAGATGAAGTTCAGGAGCGTGGTCGCCGCGGCAGCGGCAGCGACGGTCGCCGTCGCCCTCGCCGGATGCGCGGGTGCATCCGGCGATGAGACGGCCGCCGCACCCGACGCCGAATCCGCCGGCCCGGTCACCCTCGAATGGTGGACCTGGTGGGCCGGCGCCCCCGCGATCGCTGACGCGTGGAACACCGACCACCCCGACATCACCGTGAAGGTGAATAACGTCGGCGGCGGCACCGAGCAGTTCACGAAGCTCAACGCGGCGATCCGCGCCGGCGAGGGCCCCGACCTCGCCCTCGCCGAGTACCAGTGGCTGCCGTCCTACGTGTCCAACGGCGTGGCCGCCGACATCGCCGAGTACGTCGGCGATGCCGAGGCCGCCTACAACCCGGCAGTCTGGAGCCTCGTGCAGCTCGGCGACGGCGTGTACGCCGTGCCGCTCGACCAGGCGCCGATGCTGATGATGTACCGCGTCGATCTGTTCGAGCAGTACGGCATCGAGGTGCCGCGGACCTGGGACGAGTTCCGCGACGCGGCCGAGGCCGTCAAGCGGGCGGCGCCCGACTCGGTGCTCGTGAACATGCCGATCAACGATGCCGGATGGATGGCGGGCCTCGTCGCCCAGAACGGCACCAGCTGGTGGGCGTACAAGAATGATGCGTGGAGCGTCGACATCGACGGCAAGGGCTCTCGGCAGGTCGCCGAGTACTGGAACGGCCTGGTCGACGACGGGCTCGCCACGGCCGGCGCGACCGGCACCCCCGAGTTCAACACCCAGCTCAACACCGGGAAGATCCTCACACAGGTGATCGGCTCGTGGGGCGCGACCGGATCGAGCATCAAGTCCGGCGCGCCCGACACGCTGGGCAAGTGGCGGATCGCGAACCTCCCGGCGTGGAAGCAGGGCGATGCGGATGTCGGGTTCCAAGGCGGGTCCGCGACCCTGGTCACGACCGTGTCGAAGCATCCGAAGCAGGCCGCGGAGTTCCTGACCTGGCTCGGCTCGACCGCGGAGGGGCAGCGCGCCATGATCGAGGCCGGCGGCAACTTCCCCGCCTCGAACCCGGGTCTCGAGGAGTTCGCGAAGGTTCCGCTGCCCGACGACAAGGCGTGCTCGGGGCAGGAGGACTACCACGACGTGCTCCTCGACGTCGCGGCGAACGAGGCCGAGGTGACCTGGGGGCCGAACACCACCATCGCGTTCAGCGCTTACTCCGACCAGATGCCCAAGGCGAAGGACGGGGGGACCCGGTTCGTCGACGCGCTCACGTCGGTGGACGAGACCGTGACCAACGACCTGGAGAAGTCCGGGTTCACCGTCGATTGATCCGGGTGGTGCCGGGTCGGCACAGTCGCCGGCCCGGCACCGCCTGCATGGAAGGCTTCGAAATGACCGACACCCTGCTGGCCGAGGGCGCACCCCCTCCGGCGATCGTCCGAAGTGCCGTGGCGACACCGCGCCCGCGCCGACGACGCAACGGCCGCCACCTGCTCGCGCCGTACCTCTTCATCGCACCCGCCGCGGCGCTCTTCCTCGTCTTCTTCATCGCCCCGATCGTCTACGCGATCCAGCTCAGCTTCTTCGGCCAGCGGGTCGCCGGGGCATCCGGCGGATTCGGCCGACGCGAGCAGGTCTTCGTCGGATTCGAGAACTACGTGGCATCTATCACCGATCCCGAGTTCCTCGCCAGCCTCGGCCGCCTGGCGCTGTACGCGATCATCGTCATCCCGTGCACGCTCAGCATCGCCCTCCTGTTCGCCCTGCTGCTGGACCTGCCGCGCGTGCGCGCCGCGCGACTCTGGCGCACGGGCATCCTGCTGCCGTACGCCGTGCCCGGGGTCATCGCCGCGATGATGTGGGGATTCCTCTACCTCCCGTCGACGAGCCCGGTCAACGCGATCCTCGCGGTGTTCGGGCTGCCGGCCCTCGACCCCCTCGACGGCGCGTCGATCTTCGGCGCCCTCGCCAACATCGCGATCTGGGGCGGGGTCGGTTTCAACATGGTGATCATGTTCACCGCCCTCCGCTCGGTGCCGAGCGAGGTCTACGAGGCGGCTCGCATCGACGGCTGCGGCGAGCGCGCGATTGCGCTGCGCATCAAGGTCCCGCTCATCATGCCGTCGCTGGTGCTCACGGGACTCTTCGCCTTGATCGGCACGTTGCAGGCGTACTCGGAGCCGACGATGCTGCGCCCGCTCACCGACACCATCACCTCGACCTTCTTCCCGCTCATGAAGGTGCACACCGATGCGTTCACCAACGACAACATCAACCTCGCGGCGGCGACCGCAGTCGTGATCTGCGCGTTCACCCTCGTCGCGTCCGCGCTGCTGCTGCGGGCCACCCGCGAGAAGGAGGAGAGATGACCGCCACCGCCGCGAACACGGCCGTGCGCCCCCGCGTCGGCACCGCATCGCGCCCCACTGGCCGAGGCGTCGCCGTGCTGCCGATGATCGTGCTCATCGCCGGTGCGATCTACTGCCTGATTCCGATCGCGTGGGTCGTCGTCGCGTCCACGAAATCCCCCGCCGAGCTGTTCTCGACGTTCACCTTCGCGCCGGGCACGGGATTCTTCGCGAATCTGGAGAAGCTGTTCACGATCAACGACGGCGTGTTCTGGATGTGGCTCGGCAACACGACGCTCTACTCGCTCGTGGGCACGGTGTGCTGCGTGCTCATCTCGGCCCTGGCCGGGTATGCCCTGGCGAAGTTCGAGTTCCCAGGTCGCAACACGATGTTCGCCGTGCTGCTCGGCGGCGTCCTGATGCCGGGCATCGCGCTCGCGATCCCGCAGTACTTCGTGACGGCGGCGATGGGGCTCACGAACACGTACCTCGCCGTGCTGCTGCCCCTCATGATCAGCCCGTTCAGCATCTTCCTCTGCCGCGTCTACGCGCAGGCGGTGGTGTCGAGCGACCTGCTCGAGGCGGCGCGCATCGACGGGGCGAGCGAGGTGAGGATCTTCCGCGGCATCGCGCTGCCGATCATGCTGCCCGGACTCGTCACGGTGTTCCTGCTCCACTTCATCTCGACGTGGAACAACTTCCTGCTCCCCTATCTCATGCTCTCGGACGAGCAGCTCTACCCTGTGACGCTCGGGCTCTACACGTTCATGAGCCAGGGCGACGGCAAGGAGCTGCTGTACACGGTGGCGATCATCGGCGCCCTCGTGTCGCTCCTGCCGCTCGTCGTGCTCGTGCTCGTCATGCAGCGCTTCTGGAAGCTCGACCTGATCAGCGGAGGACTCAAGGGATGATCGCCGTCACCTCGACCACGTTCGGAGCAACGGGCCTTATCGTCAGCTCCATCACATGCGGCGCGGCGGGCTGGCAGCGCCGTGATGACGGCAGCGGCAGCAGCGAAGCCGAGAGCGCCGACCTCGCCTCCGCGCTGGTGTCGAGTCCGATCACGATGGTGGACACTTCGAACAACTACGGGTTCGGGCAGAGCGAACGCCGGGTCGGCGCCGCCCGTGCGACGGTCGACGGCTTCGGTGCCGTCCTCGTGCAGACGAAGGCGGATCGCGGCTACGGCACCAACGACTTCTCACGTGCGCGCATGTTCGCCTCGCTCGACGAGAGCCGCGAACGGCTGGGCCTCGATGTGCTGCCGATGGTGTACTTGCACGACCCCGAGAACACGACGTGGGAGATCGCCACCGCGGCCGACGGCCCGGTCGCTGCGCTCGTCGAGGCTCGCGAGCGCGGCATCATCAGCCATCTGGGCATCTCGGGAGGGCCGGCCGACCTGCTCGAGCGGTTCGTCCGAACGGGCCACTTCGAGGCGCTCATCACCCACAACCGCTTCACGCTGGTCGACAGGTCGGCCGATCACCTGCTCTCGGTCGCCCGCGAGAACGGGCTCGGGGTGATGAATGCGGCGCCGTACGGCGGGGGTCTGCTCACGGCCTGGCCGCCGCCGCGCACCCGGTACGCATACGACGAAGCCCCGGCCGCGCTACTGGCGTCGGTCGAGCAGATCGCCGGCCTGGCCACCGAGTTCGACGTGCCGCTCGCCGCGCTTGCGCTGCACTGGTCACTCCGCGACGTGCGCATCGACTCGACCATCGTGGGCATGGACCGGGTCGCGGACCTGCAGCGCACCATCGCGCTCACCGAGATCGACATCCCGGATGCCGCGTGGGAGGCGCTCGACGGCATCGAACTCGACCGGAGCACCTGGCAGGATGCGATGTGAAGTCGCAGCGTTCGGGGCGGGGCGGCTCCCGCTAGGGTGGAGCGCATGGCGGGGCGGGACGCCGAGATCATCAAGGTGGGCGGGCACGAGGTGCGCATCAGCCACCCCGACAAGGTCGTGTTCCCGCAGCCGGGCCTCACGAAGCGGGACCTCGTCGACTACTACGTCGCGGTCGCCGACGGCGCGCTTCGCGGTGCGGGCGGCCGCCCGATGGTGCTGAAGCGGTTCGTGAAGGGCATCGACCACGAGGCCTTCTTCCAGAAGCGAGTGCCCGAGAACCATCCCGAGTTCATCGATACGGCGACGCTGCACTACGCGCGCGGCACCTCCGCCGAGGAGGCGGTCGTGCGCGATGCAGCCGGCCTCGCGTGGGTCGTGAACCTCGGATGCCTCGACCTGAATCCGCACCCCGTGCGCGCCGAGGATCTCGACCACCCCGACGAGTTGCGTGTCGACCTCGACCCGATGCCGGGCGTCGACTGGTCGCAGATCGTGGATGTCGCGTTCGTCGCGGCGGAGGTGCTCGACGACGTGGGGCTGGTCGGCTGGCCGAAGACGAGCGGCTCGCGCGGCCTGCACCTGAACGTGCGCATCGCGGCCGAGTGGGACTTCCGGCAGGTGCGCCTGGCCGCGGAAACCCTCGCCCGTGAGGTCGAACGCCGGGCGCCGGGACTCGCGACCGCCCGCTGGTGGAAGGAGGAGCGCGGCGAGAGCGTGTTCGTCGACTTCAACCAGAACGCGAAGGATCGCACCGTGGCATCCGCCTATTCGGTGCGGCCGCTGCCCGACGCGCGCGTGTCGACCCCGCTCGACTGGGGCGAGGTGCGCGACTCGCGGCCCGAGCGCTTCACGGTCGCGACGGTGCTCGAGCGGTTCGCCGAGCGCGGCGACCCGCACGCCGGCATCGACGAGCCCGCGTCGGTCGGTCGGCTCGACGGCCTGTTGCGACTCGCCGAAGAACTCGGGCCCGCCGAGAAGGCTCCGCGCGGCGGAGGCGGCGACGGTCGACGGCAGTCGACCATGCCGCTCATCGAGATCGCGCGCACCGAGACCAAGCCCGAGGCGATCGCCGCGCTCGAGCAGTGGAAGGCGACGCATCCGGATGCCTCGAAGCTGCTGCATCCCGCCGATGTGCTGGTCGACGGGATGCGCGGGTCGAGCTCGCTCTGGTACCGCGTGCGGGTGAACCTGCAGCATGTGCCCGAGGCTGAGCGCCCCGCGCAGGAGCCGCTGATCGCCGACTACGACCCGTGGGCCGGCCGGGAGTGGCCGGGCCGGCCGTAGCCCGCCGGTCGACCGCCTGCGCGACGGGCCCGCAGACGGGTGCGCGCACGGACCGACGCCGGATGCCCCGGGCCGCAGCCCGGGGCATCCGTCTGTTCAGCGGCGGCGGCGCGCGACCGCGGGCATCAGGATCGCGCCGGCCGCGACGAGTGCGATTCCGAGCAGGACCGTCAGCCAGATCTCGACGCCGGTCATCGCGACCGAACCCGAGCCGGCTGCGCTCGAACCGCCGGTGCCGGCTCCGCCGCCCGTTCCGCCGTCGCCCGGTCCGCCGGGCGCGTCATCGCTCAGCAGGGTGAAGGTGGCCGACGCGATCTGCGCGGATCCCTCGAGCTGCACGGTGTGCGTGCCGGGATCGAGACCCTCGGGAACGGTGAACGTGATCGAGCCGATGCCGGCCTCGGTCGCGTCGACCGTGCCCAGGTCGACGGGGTCGCTGAAGAGGGTGCCGACGAGGGTCTCGTCGGCCACGAACCCGGTCGCTGAGAACGTCAGCTCGTCGCCGACCCGCGCCGTCGATGCGCTCAGCGTGCCGGCGACCTGCGCCTTGCCGGGGTCGGTCGGGTCGGTCGAGTCGATCTCGATCCCGAGCACCGAGGCCAGCAGCCGCACCGCTTCGACCGGGTCGCCGTTCAGCAGGGCGACCTCGGCGTCCGCGGTGCGGGCGGCCAGGTCGGGCAGGTCGGCCGCGGTGCCGCCCGCGATCGCGTGCTGCGCGAGGTCGCGCGCCACGGAGACCAGCAGGTCGGCGTGGGCGAGCGTTCCGCGCTCGGTGCCGGGCAGCGTGGCCGCGGCGGCGGCGAGCAGGTCGAGCGCATGCTGCACGTCGTCGGCGTCGGGCGAGACCGTGCCGTCGACCGCCCACACGTCGGCGTCGCGCAGGGCGGCGACGGCGCCGGCCGCCTCCGCGGCAGGGGCGCCGAGCGCGTCGAGGGCGTCGGCCACCCACGCCACCCGGTCGGCCGGCACGTCGGTGCGCTCGCCCCAGCCGAACGCGAACAGCGGCTCGTACTCGTCGTCGCCGACGTTGATCGGCACCTGCGCGGCCGAGGCCGGCCACGTGATCGGCAGGCGACCGGTGAACGGCACGTCGCCGAACAGCACGTCGGCCACGCCGGCGCCCTCGCTGCCGGGCAGGAACGACGAGACGAGCGCGTTCATCTCGCCGAGCTGATCGGTCACGAGCTGTGTGCGACCGGCGACCACGAGCACGACGCAGTCCATCGCACTGCAGACCCGGTCGATCGCCTGCCGGTCGGCGGCCTTCAGGTCGAGGCCCTTGCCGTTGTTGCCGACGTCGCCCTGACCCTCGGCGTACGGGGTCTCGCCGACCACGACGATGCCCGCATCGAAGCCGTCGGTGGGGGCCGAGGCATCCGTCGACACGGTGACCGACGCACCCGGCGCGACCTGCCGGATGCCCTCGAGGATCGACGTGCCGGCCGTCGTGTCGCCCGAGCCGCCCTGCCACGAGATCGTCCAGCCGCCCATCTGGTTGCCGAGGTCGTCGGCGTTCGAGCCGGCCACGTAGTAGGAGCCCGACTTCGGCAGCGGCAGCACGCCGTCGTTCTTCAGCAGCACCTGCGACTCGGCCGCAGCCTGCCGCGCGATCGCGCGGTGCGCGTCGCCGCCGAACTCGCCCTGCCGGCTGCGGTCGGTGAACGGCTGCTCGAACAGGCCGAGTTCGAACTTCTGCGTCAGGATGCGGCGCACCGCGTCATCCACCCTCGTCGGTTCGATCGCGCCCGACGCGACCCCCTGCTCGATCGCCGAGATGAAGGCCGCGAAGTTGTACGGGGCCATCGCCATGTCGAGGCCCGCGTTCACCGAGCGCACCGCCTTGTCGGCGTAGCTGCCGCCCGGCAGCTTGTCGATGCCCTCCCAGTCGCTGATGAGGAACCCGGTGAATCCGAGCTCGCCCTTCAGCACCTCGGTGTTCAGCAGTTCGTGCTCGTGCATGCGCACGGGCCCGTCGCCGAGGTCGACCGCCGAGTACGACGGCATGATCGAGCCGACGCCCGCCGCGATCGACGGCAGGTACGGGTCGACGTGCAGGCGCACGAAGTCGGCGAGCGAGTCGGCCGACGTGATGCCCTGGTCGATCGGGTAGCCGCTGCCGACCTTGGTCGGGTCGTACGCCGTGCCGCCGTCGCCCACCCAGTGCTTCGCGGTGGCGAGCAGCGTGTCGGCGGCCGACTTGTCGGCCGGGTCGGCGCCCTGCAGGCCGACCGTCACGGCCTCGGCGTAGGCCCGCACGAGCGCCGGGTCTTCGCCGAACGACTCGTAGCTGCGACCCCAGCGCTCGTCGCGCGTCACGCAGAGGCAGGGGGCGAAGGTCCAGTTGGGGCCGGTCGCCTTGGTCTCGATCGCGGTGGCCCGCCCGATCGCCTCGACGAGGTCGGCGTCGTGCGTGGCGCCGAGGCCCGTGTTGTGCGGGAAGATCGTCGCGTCGAGCACGTTGCTGTGCCCGTGCACGGCGTCGACGCCGTACAGCAGCGGGATCTGCAGCGCGGTCGAGCGCGCCTGCCGCTGGTACCCGTCGACCATGTCGGCCCACGCTTCGGGCGTGTTGCCGGGCGGCGTCGAGCCACCGCCCGAGAGCACCGATCCGAGCGCGAGGTCGGCGATCTGCGCGGGGCTCTGCAGGCCGAGACGTTCGGCCTGCGCCATCTGCCCCGCCTTCTCCGCGACGCTCATGCGGCCGAGCAGATCCTCGACCCGCTCGGCGACGGGCAGTGAGGCGTCGAGGTACGGCAGGTCGTGCGCGTTGATCACGATCTTCACCGAGTCGGGCAGGCGAGCGCCGTCGCCGTCGAGCACGACCGGGATGACCCGGGCTTCGTCCGGTCCGTCGACCGCGGAGGTCTGCACGGTGAACGACTGGGTCGATCCCGATTCGGCGCCTGCCGGGAAGGTCAGCTCCCCCGCGAAGGCGGCGAAGTGGGTGCCGGCCTCGGCCGTGCCGTCGCCGTTCGCGTACGACACGGTGACAGGCAGGTCGAGCGGGTCGCCGCTCGCGGTGGTGACCGCGAGCGTCACCTCGGCGGTGTCGCCGCCGTCGACGAGCACGACGTCGGGTCGCGCCGTGACGGTCGCGTTCGCGGCCGACGCGGGCGTGCCGTAGACCTGCACGTCGTCGATGGCGTACCGCGTGTCGTCGGTGCCCTTCGGGAAGTGCAGCGCGAACCCCCACGCGGCGGTGAGGTCGAGCGTGCCGTTCTTCGTCTCGGCGCTGCCGGGCTGGTTGCCGCCGAGCGTGAACGCCGAGAACGGCAGTTCGACGAGCTTCCAGCGGCTGGTCGAGCTGCCCCAGTTGTCTTTGAAGGTCGCGGCCCAGAGCTCGGCGTGCTCGCCGTCGGGCCCGCCGTCCTTCAGTTCGACCTGCACGTCGCCGCCGGCGGTCGGCGAGGCCGGGTTGGTCGGCTGCGACGCGTACCACCAGAGTCGGATGCCTCGGAATCCGCTCCAGTCCTGCGGCGAATCGAGGTTGTCGGTGATGCCGCCCCACTGTCCGGCAGGCACGCGGTAGCTGCCCGTCAGCACGTGGTTGTCCGTGACATCCGCGCGTTCCTGCTCGCCGACGCCGACGGTGACCTCGCCGCCCGGAGCGACCCAGCTGAAGATGCCCGACGGCCCCGACCCCACCGGAACCTCGCCCTCGAAGTCGTCGATCATGATCGCCCGCTCGAAGATCGCGACGTCGTCGAACGACCAGGTGCCCGAGCCGAGGCCCGTGAGCGTGACCGCGTACCCGTTCGACGCCGACGGCAGGAAGCGGTCGGGCGCGCCCGGGTTGCCTTTCAGGCGCAGGTCGTCGAACAGCACCGACACCAGCCGCCAGCCGGCCGTGTCGTCGACGACGGTGCGGTCGAACAGCTTGCCCTCGCTCTTCAGCTCGAAGTTCAGCGCCTTGCCGGTGCCCTTGCCGAGGAACCAGAACCGGAATCCGTCGGCGTGCGACCAGTCCGCCGCCGGGGTGTCGTTCGTGAACCCGAACCAGTCGGAGGCGACCGGGGTGCCGGCCACCGTCGCGGTGAACACGTGGTTGCCGGGAGCCGAGCCGGGCACCGTGTCATCCGTCGCGGTGCCGAGCTGCGGCGTCACCGGGCCGGTGCTGCCCCACGCGAACCAGCCGGCGGGCACGCCCGCCTCGAAGTCGGCGAGCACGTCGACCGCGCCCGCGTTGGGCGCCTCGCCGCTCGGGCGCAGCGTGACGGTCACCTGCGACCGCGACCCGAGCACGAGCCCGTCGCTCGGATCGCTCAGCGTGAGCACGAAGGTGCGCGACGGTGCCAGGGCGCCGTGCCCGACGGTCGCGACGCTCACCGTCTTGGTGGTCTCGCCCTCGGCGAAGGTCAGCGTCTCGTCGAGGGCGGTGTAGTCGTCGCCCGCCACGGCGGTGCCGCCGCCGCTCGTGACCCGCACGGTCTGCGCGCCGGTCGCCGCGTTGGTGAGGTTCACGGCGACTTCGACCGTGTCGCCCGCATCGACGCCGATCGACGTGCGATCGAACGCGACCGCCGGCGACGGCAGCGAGCCGAACACGCCGAAGGAGAAGAGCGAGTACCCATACCAGTGCAGCTGTGCGGGATCCCACGTGAAGGAGGTGCGCTGCAGCATGTCGAGGCGCACGTAGCGGGCCTGCACGGGTTCGTCGAGCACGATCGACTCGTCGCCGCCGCTGCCGGCGGTCTCGGTGTGCACGGTCGTCCAGCTCGCGGGGTCGGACGGGTCGGCGGTCGCGACACGCAGTTCGTACCCTGCGGCGAACGCGGCCTCCCATGCGAGGTCGATCCGGGTCACGGTCGCGACGGCGCCGAGGTCGGACTGCAGCCAGGCGGTGAACTCGGTGTCGGCGTCGGGCCCGTTGCCGCTCGCCCAGCGCGTCGTCGGATCGCCGTCGATCGCGTTCGATGCGGGGAACGAGCCGTCGCCGTCGTCCTGGGCCGCCGATGCGGTGATCGTGCCGAGCTGGGCGAGGTCGGCGTCGGCTGCGGCGGCCGGCGCGCTCGCGATCAGGCCGGATGCGACGACGCCGAGTGCAGCGAGCGCGGCCGCCAGTCGGCGGTGAGGGCGGGCGGGCCGAATGTCTCGAGGCACGTGCTACTCCTTCGTAACCGGTGCGTGCGGCGCGCGGCCGCACTGCCACGCGTCACTTTACTGACATGTCAGTAACTTGCGCGAGACCTCCGGAACAGAACGATGCCTCGGGCGGATCAGACGGATGCCCCGGGCCGCAGCCCGAGGCATCCGTCTGTTCAGCAAGCGCGAGGCGTCACGCGGCCGACCACCCGCCGTCGGACGCGAGCACGACGCCGTTGATGTTCACGCCGTCGTCGCTCAGCAGGAACGTGATCGACGCGGCGAGCGCCTCGGCCTCGGCGGCGTCGGGCA
Proteins encoded in this window:
- a CDS encoding glycoside hydrolase family 3 N-terminal domain-containing protein — translated: MPRDIRPARPHRRLAAALAALGVVASGLIASAPAAAADADLAQLGTITASAAQDDGDGSFPASNAIDGDPTTRWASGNGPDADTEFTAWLQSDLGAVATVTRIDLAWEAAFAAGYELRVATADPSDPASWTTVHTETAGSGGDESIVLDEPVQARYVRLDMLQRTSFTWDPAQLHWYGYSLFSFGVFGSLPSPAVAFDRTSIGVDAGDTVEVAVNLTNAATGAQTVRVTSGGGTAVAGDDYTALDETLTFAEGETTKTVSVATVGHGALAPSRTFVLTLSDPSDGLVLGSRSQVTVTLRPSGEAPNAGAVDVLADFEAGVPAGWFAWGSTGPVTPQLGTATDDTVPGSAPGNHVFTATVAGTPVASDWFGFTNDTPAADWSHADGFRFWFLGKGTGKALNFELKSEGKLFDRTVVDDTAGWRLVSVLFDDLRLKGNPGAPDRFLPSASNGYAVTLTGLGSGTWSFDDVAIFERAIMIDDFEGEVPVGSGPSGIFSWVAPGGEVTVGVGEQERADVTDNHVLTGSYRVPAGQWGGITDNLDSPQDWSGFRGIRLWWYASQPTNPASPTAGGDVQVELKDGGPDGEHAELWAATFKDNWGSSTSRWKLVELPFSAFTLGGNQPGSAETKNGTLDLTAAWGFALHFPKGTDDTRYAIDDVQVYGTPASAANATVTARPDVVLVDGGDTAEVTLAVTTASGDPLDLPVTVSYANGDGTAEAGTHFAAFAGELTFPAGAESGSTQSFTVQTSAVDGPDEARVIPVVLDGDGARLPDSVKIVINAHDLPYLDASLPVAERVEDLLGRMSVAEKAGQMAQAERLGLQSPAQIADLALGSVLSGGGSTPPGNTPEAWADMVDGYQRQARSTALQIPLLYGVDAVHGHSNVLDATIFPHNTGLGATHDADLVEAIGRATAIETKATGPNWTFAPCLCVTRDERWGRSYESFGEDPALVRAYAEAVTVGLQGADPADKSAADTLLATAKHWVGDGGTAYDPTKVGSGYPIDQGITSADSLADFVRLHVDPYLPSIAAGVGSIMPSYSAVDLGDGPVRMHEHELLNTEVLKGELGFTGFLISDWEGIDKLPGGSYADKAVRSVNAGLDMAMAPYNFAAFISAIEQGVASGAIEPTRVDDAVRRILTQKFELGLFEQPFTDRSRQGEFGGDAHRAIARQAAAESQVLLKNDGVLPLPKSGSYYVAGSNADDLGNQMGGWTISWQGGSGDTTAGTSILEGIRQVAPGASVTVSTDASAPTDGFDAGIVVVGETPYAEGQGDVGNNGKGLDLKAADRQAIDRVCSAMDCVVLVVAGRTQLVTDQLGEMNALVSSFLPGSEGAGVADVLFGDVPFTGRLPITWPASAAQVPINVGDDEYEPLFAFGWGERTDVPADRVAWVADALDALGAPAAEAAGAVAALRDADVWAVDGTVSPDADDVQHALDLLAAAAATLPGTERGTLAHADLLVSVARDLAQHAIAGGTAADLPDLAARTADAEVALLNGDPVEAVRLLASVLGIEIDSTDPTDPGKAQVAGTLSASTARVGDELTFSATGFVADETLVGTLFSDPVDLGTVDATEAGIGSITFTVPEGLDPGTHTVQLEGSAQIASATFTLLSDDAPGGPGDGGTGGGAGTGGSSAAGSGSVAMTGVEIWLTVLLGIALVAAGAILMPAVARRRR